One window of the Macaca thibetana thibetana isolate TM-01 chromosome 1, ASM2454274v1, whole genome shotgun sequence genome contains the following:
- the PI4KB gene encoding phosphatidylinositol 4-kinase beta isoform X6 yields MAIGKRLATLPTKEQKTQRLISELSLLNHKLPARVWLPTAGFDHHVVRVPHTQAVVLNSKDKAPYLIYVEVLECENFDTTSVPARIPENRIRSTRSVENLPECGITHEQRAGSFSTVPNYDNDDEAWSVDDIGELQVELPEVHTNSCDNISQFSVDSITSQESKEPVFIAAGDIRRRLSEQLAHTPTAFKRDPEDPSAVALKEPWQEKVRRIREGSPYGHLPSWRLLSVIVKCGDDLRQELLAFQVLKQLQSIWEQERVPLWIKPYKILVISADSGMIEPVVNAVSIHQVKKQSQLSLLDYFLQEHGSYTTEAFLSAQRNFVQSCAGYCLVCYLLQVKDRHNGNILLDAEGHIIHIDFGFILSSSPRNLGFETSAFKLTTEFVDVMGGLDGDMFNYYKMLMLQGLIAARKHMDKVVQIVEIMQQGSQLPCFHGSSTIRNLKERFHMSMTEEQLQLLVEQMVDGSMRSITTKLYDGFQYLTNGIM; encoded by the exons ATGGCGATCGGCAAGCGGCTGGCCACACTCCCCACCAAAGAGCAGAAAACACAGAGGCTGATCTCAGAGCTCTCCCTGCTCAACCATAAGCTCCCTGCCCGAGTCTGGCTGCCCACTGCTGGCTTTGACCACCACGTGGTCCGTGTACCCCACACACAGGCTGTTGTCCTCAACTCCAAGGACAAG GCTCCCTACCTGATTTATGTGGAAGTCCTTGAATGTGAAAACTTTGACACCACCAGTGTCCCTGCCCGAATCCCTGAGAACCGAATTCGGAGTACGAGGTCCGTAGAGAACTTGCCCGAATGTGGTATTACCCATGAGCAGCGAGCTGGCAGCTTCAGCACTGTGCCTAACTATGACAACGATGATGAGGCCTGGTCGGTGGATGACATAGGCGAGCTGCAGGTGGAG CTCCCCGAAGTGCACACCAACAGCTGTGACAACATCTCCCAGTTCTCTGTGGACAGCATCACTAGCCAGGAGAGCAAGGAgcctgtgttcattgcagcagggGACATCCG CCGGCGCCTTTCGGAACAGCTGGCTCATACCCCGACAGCCTTCAAACGAGACCCAGAAGATCCTTCTGCAGTTGCTCTCAAAGAGCCCTGGCAGGAGAAAGTACG GAGAATCAGAGAGGGCTCCCCCTATGGCCATCTCCCCAGTTGGCGGCTCCTGTCAGTCATTGTCAAGTGTGGGGATGACCTTCGGCAAGAGCTTCTGGCCTTTCAGGTGTTGAAGCAACTGCAG TCCATTTGGGAACAGGAGCGAGTGCCCCTTTGGATCAAGCCATACAAGATTCTTGTGATTTCGGCTGATAGTGGCATGATTGAACCAGTGGTCAACGCTGTGTCCATCCATCAGGTGAAGAAACAGTCACAGCTCTCCTTGCTCGATTACTTTCTACAGGAGCATGGCAGTTACACCACTGAGGCATTCCTCAGTGCCCAGCGAAATTTTGTGCAAAGTTGTGCTGGGTACTGCTTGGTCTGCTACCTGCTGCAAGTCAAGGACAG ACACAATGGGAACATCCTTTTGGACGCCGAAGGCCACATCATCCACATCGACTTTGGCTTCATCCTCTCCAGCTCACCCCGAAATCTGGGCTTTGAGACATCAGCCTTTAAGCTGACCACAGAGTTTGTGGAT gtgATGGGCGGCCTGGATGGCGACATGTTCAACTACTATAAGATGCTGATGCTGCAAGGGCTGATTGCCGCTCGGAAACACATGGACAAGGTGGTGCAGATCGTGGAGATCATGCAGCAag GTTCTCAGCTTCCTTGCTTCCATGGCTCCAGCACCATTCGAAACCTCAAAGAGAGGTTCCACATGAGCATGACTGAGGAGCAGCTGCAGCTGCTGGTGGAGCAGATGGTGGATGGCAGTATGCGGTCTATCACCACCAAACTCTATGACGGCTTCCAGTACCTCACCAACGGCATCATGTGA